From the genome of Rhinatrema bivittatum chromosome 11, aRhiBiv1.1, whole genome shotgun sequence:
TCCGTTAAGCAACGTTCAACCATACACTTtaacatttttagttagtgcatgctaaaatgttTGTAGCATGAGTTTTAATGCACAGACCCCGTAGTTTTCTCATTTGCCTCTTCGTACagctatataagaacataagacgtgccCTGCTGGCtcagagcaaggtccattgagcccaggatCTGTCTGTGACAGGGGTCACTCCCGGTCATAAGTATctgtcagatccccaatagttgatctatttcttacatttcactcccagggatcaGCACCGGCTTTCCAaaacctacctggctaataactttgGACTTTTCCTtcgggaacttgtccaatcctcttttgaatcccacatacaggtagattttaaaagcattgctcgcacaaaaaatggccccatacacgtGTGTGTAGGCTGCGTGCGAGCAACGCGAATTAAAAAAAGCCAGGAAGTACGCACATACATACCTGTGTGCGCATCAAGtataaggagggagggagagaatctgacgctctatatatctcccactgtaagaggggcacgttcaacttagggtgggtttggaggggaggggagtgttaaattggtctgcctagggtgcaaggatCTGTAGACCTTTGTAACATCACCaccccaaaaacccaccctgagttgaaagtgcccctcttacagtgggagatatatagagtagGAGATATATGTGTTaggtccgtcagtcgcagatggctgcgaccgctctgcctcacctcttttttgcctttctcctcttCCATGGGTatgatggctgcctccggtgccgagtgccgaaaccttcggcgtctccaactcagcatgggcgtccccgtccgccatgctccttcctgtggcctcctaagGCGCACGCTGCCTAagcttatctacacgtcatggcaggaacctcgggggcgtccccactgcatgacgtcaatacctccaagtatttaagcctccgctctgctcctaacgaacgagttagcaaggacttcggtttagctactctgaccgcttctaagctgcatgcttaaaCTCCTtgctaccctctggggtatctcgcTCTTGAAGATGCTCTgagcacccgctcctcgggggcctctcgcttccaactgcccttcggggtttctactaacttagacaaccgctcctcggggtctctcttctttttcaggattatctgcgcttccaggtactcgttcctcgagggcctatccagctcagtgtttcctgcaccacggacctcaggtcccaccttcatcatctaccagaaggattcctgcactactcttcagtgagtacctctgtGTTCCAGCTcgccatttccacccaccaggttcggcttttcccattctgtggaacactaccaaccttgaacatctgggtgagacttctacatctgaggctgtctgagcgtattggcaccttgctggtcttcagtgccatctcttcctgcacaattaccatctatctatagcagtaaaataaagcttttcatctccagtgtctgctctctgagtttagcctatcgctgtggttccccacggggcccctccctgtgggaggagtcattgccactgcgactaagagtccacactatgcctcaaacccaacaatATGGTGTTAGATAttctctctcactgtctctctATCGCTTTAAATGATACACATGTACttgcatgcacgatataaaattaagcgtatTTTTGCTTGTGTACCCAATACGTGTGTTTATGGGTGCACGTGTgctacttttaaaatttacctgtatgttagctgccttgaccacgtcctccagcaacagattccatagcttgattgtgcgctgagtgaaaaaatactttccacagtttgttttaaatctgccggttgtTGGTTTCGTGGagcgtcccctagtcctagtgttgtttgaaaggggtAAATATCCATTCTCTagttacccattccaccccttcatgattttataaatctcaatcacaTCCCCTCTCAGTTATCTCTTGTCCAATCTGTTTAGCctctctccataagggagcttttccatcccctttatcattttggtctctcttctctatgtccactatgtcttttttgagatggggctaccagaactgcacacagtactcaaggtgcagttgcatcatggatctatacaaaggcattataatattctcagttttgttctctattccatTCCAAATAATTCCTTAAATTcgatttgcctttttgaccgctgctgcacactgagccaaatatctcaaggactctgaggtcctttttctgtgtggtgactcctaacacagaacccaccatcgtgtacctgtagttgggattatttttccctatgttcatTACTTTGCATTCATCTACATTAAATGTATTTAGATCCCCAGTCTCCCAAGTTCCTTCTCAGTTCTTCAcgatctgctgctgttttaatgactcaaaacaattttgtgccatctaTAAATATGGTCATCTCACTTGTTCCTTTcgccagatcatttatgaatatgctaaatagcacagaccCCAATAcagtccttggggcactccagaaATAACCTTTCTCCTTttggaaaactggccatttagtcttaccctctgtttcctgtcttttatccagttaccaatccacaacaggaggctgcctctgatcccatgactTCCCAAATTCCTGAGGAGTCTATCTTGAGGGACTTTGCCaggtgccttctgaaaatcaaatacctttattgcatgtttatttacaccctcaaaaaaatctagtaaattggtaagacaagacttccctttgcaaaaaccatgttgactatcccccccattaaaccatttctgtTTATGTggtcagcaattttttttttaataggtttgaccattttgcctggcaccgaTATCAgtctcactgatctatagttttccagatcacccctggagccctttttataaattggcatcacattagctgtcctccagtcttctggtaccttggctattttaaatgataggttacaaatcacAAGAAACTGGTctgctatttcattttttagttccttcagaatggtgagatgaataccatctggtccctgCGATTTGTTATTCTTTGGTCTGTTAAGCTGAGTTATTATATTGTCTggtttcacagtgattccatctagaTGCTCAGAGTCATCagcatcaaaaaatgtttccagtgtaGATATgaccccaacattctcttcagtaaagacaaaagcaaagaattcgtttagcttttctgctatttccttgtccacCCTGATCTCCCTTtttacccctctgtcatctagcaGCTCAGTTTActcttttatagacattttactctgaatgtacttgaaaacattttattacctgtttttacctctatggcaagcttcttttcaaattctctcttagcctgcttaattactttttgtacatctaacttgccagtacttgtgcttttctctattttccttatttgggTCTGCTTCCCATTTTTTGAACAATGCTCTTTTGGcattaattgcctctttcaccttgcTACTAAACGGCCAGCAGTCGTTTGGTTTTCCTTCAAGCTTTTGCGTGTGTTGGTATTGGCATAAGTGTCTGTGTTGGTGGAAGTGGAAATAAAGAAGAGACTGGGAACTACAGTCTggacctctgtggtgagtaaatcaatggaattgctgctaaaacaggatAAGTGCCCTTTTCAAAGGGTGTCCAGATTGCAGGGACACATAGTGCCCCGGGGCCACAACCCCCCCTTCCGCGCTCTCTCTTCCCAGGCCCCGAGTGCCAGGGTTCTGATCAGCATGGGGGAGGATTCAACCTCCAGGGCCCCAAGACACATGGGGGCCCTGGAGGTTGAATCTAATCCACAGAGAACTAATCCACAGAGAACTAAGCACCTCTCCTGGTCACTCCCCTGCCTCACCAAGTTAGTATCTTTATGGTGGAAGGTGCGAGGGTCATCCAGCTTCCCATGATGAGAACCAGGCTCCTAGCAAGGCCCAGTGATACTCCTGTCTCTATCTTGGTGTTTCTTCAGGCCCCACCACCATAACTCTAGCACTCCAGGCTCCCTCAAGCTGGACAGGAGTAGAAGCAGAAAAAAACTCCTCCAAATCAAAAGCACCGAAAAGAAAATCCTACTCAATTCTTACAAATACGAAATCCTCCAAAGGATTAGAACCCAGTTCCCCCCTGAACCTGAGCTTTCTTATTTTCTGCCCTCCTGAGAAGGGGAAAAGCCATCAATCTTCTCCCAGCAAGTCCAAAGGATCAGCCCAACTCAGTTCTCTCCAACTTTTGACTCTTCTTGCCAGACCTAGTAGATACTAGAACAGGAATCAaattcttctctcttcctctactCTCAGATGTGGGGCCTAATGGTGGCAGACCTTCCAGCCCTCTCCTCTCTGAAGGAAATCCTATTTAACCCAACCACTCCTGCCTGATTTGGTACGGGTTGAACTCATCCAGACAACCTCTAGGAGGAACCTCACAGGAAGGTCTACAAATTCCTGATTTATACCTACCCCAAAGACCAGGCTAGGGACCACAATACTGACAAACTGGAGACCCTAGGGTCCTTATagctgaattcaggaaagcatgggataaacacagtggatctCTAAGAGAGTAGTATGGGTTGTAAAGcagagtagttggtgtggatgagcaaactagataggccatatggtcattttctgttgtcatgtttctatggtGTGGGTCAGTGATTATACTGCTATGTTTGTTGGCTGTGTTAGTACTAGTATCAGTATGTGTCTTGGTTttggtgtgtgtgttggaatTGGTGTTGGTCTATATTGctgttgatgtgtgtgtgtgtgtgtgtgtgtgtgttggtgtcagtgtgttttttgttgttcATGTAGGTGTTGTGTATAAGCTGTCCTTTAAGAGCTGAGTCTGTACAGCCAACCCATGCTGCTTGACCAAGCAGATTGCATGTCTCATAGTAAGTCCTCACACATTCTTTATTATCTTCCTTATGTTACTCCTCATACCGACTACACAATGTTTCTCTGAGACCCTCCAGCAGAGACAGATGACTGTTCTATGTCTCTGAGCTTTGAGGTACAATTTGTGCAAACTCAGATACAAGTGCATGTGTAACACACAGATACAGAACCCATGGCCTTTGGagcacacacaagctccctctgtgATCTGCAACATGCTTGAGACCTCAGATACAGGCTGTTGCGAATTACAGGAAGCAAAACCATCCAGTGAGACAAATAACTTGCAGACTCCCTGGGGAAGCAGAAATAAATTCTTTGAATTCCTGCCTCAGGAAAAGGGGgcttaagaatttttttttttttttttttagctctaaCGCAATTTTTCAGCAGTTTGAGACAGGTCCTACTGGACCGACTCTATATCTGCCTAGATGGTGAGAAGtatctctctcccactctccccaTTAGTGGGGCCTCTGGTCACAGTGCCATTCTTGTTCATGCAGAACAGGAATCAGCTGAGGAAGGTGACACGGTGGGTACTGTAGACCTTCAGCCACACCAGGCCATCCTGACACAGTGCTGCTTAAACCTGGACTACATCCGCACTGAACATGCATATGGACTGGAACATATAGACTGGGGCTCCTCTGTATGCTGATTAATCTCTTACATATTccttgtggagatcctgaaaacctgactagcagGATTAGGAAATCCCGTGTGAACATCATGGCTAAGCACTGCTGTAGAAGGTGACTCCCGGTGGCTTGGGACAGAGCAGAGGAGGGGTTTTCCCACATTAATTTTCTCTTGTTTTGGCCAAGTAGCCCTGTTTTTCTGTTATGGAACAGGATAATCCCACAGCCTCTATTCAGTGGAAGCAGGCACATCACAAAGTTAATGTTATGATGAATTTCTCATCTGCTGAGGAGCTGACAAAGACCTAATGGGCTTAACAGAAAACCCAGCAATGATCttctgaaaaaaattaaacagaatgCAATGCTTTGGGTCAGGAGTGGAGGAAAGGAAATATTACAAATGGCCGGTGAGTGACAAGGCTTGAGAGAATCATGAATGAAGTGGGGAAACAGCTTTATTTGCTCAGGAGGGTAAAGAGCTAAGCAGGAAAAATCCACAGCAAAAATTCAGGGTTTGCTGAGAACTTCCTAGCTAGTCTTCCCCTAAACTGGAATGTAAAGCCACAATGCAAACATCCAAAGACACAGACAACAGAGAAATGGAAAGCTGATTCCAGAGATTATAGAGGCTTAGGTATGGACACACCGACAGACACTGTCTTTACATATTGTGTGTACATGTGGCTGCATATATGTAAACCATGCACATCTCCAGATATTTGCACAGTAGAGAGCACAGACACACCCCACCTGCATTCAGAGAACAAAAACGCAGCTGTTCCACTCACAATACACTGCAGAGAAAACCTCTGGAATTCAGTTTCAAGTGGCATTTCCTGTCCCCCAGGAAACAAACTGGGAGCAAAGGCAAGTGGGGTAATAATGGgacattcataaaataaacagataaataaaaggAAATCCAGTTTGGAATAAAAACTGACTCTCAGTACACTCAGCCCAGTGCTCTGGtcatgtccatgtgtgcgaggAGAGATCAGGGCAGAAACCACACCTCTCGGCGGACTCCAGCGTTTCTGCAGTTCCTCTCTCCCCAGATGCACCCTCTCATCACGCTGATTTCCTTAGCAGAAACAAGTTTAAGACTTCAAAAGATGCCGTTGTGGATCTCGTGGGCACCTGACTAGCTGACCTCTGCTCAAAGAGGCAAGACGTGGCATTTTGACCAGTCCTGACCCCCTCTTCCTTTTGAGGAAGGGTCTTCAAGAGGCAAAATGGTGCAGGGTAGTCCCTCCGGAAGAGCAGCTCTCTGCTCCCCTTCTCTCCAGCTCTTTAGTGCAGGTCCTCTTGGCGCTGGGCAGGATCCACAAGCCATGCAGCTCTCTTGTAACCCAGATTACAATCAGGCATCAGGAGCCATCTGCAGCCTGGCATGCACACAGAACCTGTCCCATACCCTCCTTAGCTGGGCTGGGCCATTCCAAAGCCTCTTTAGTTTGATTTAGATCTGCATCCAGGTCCCCATTCGTACTGATATTTAGGGCAGGGCTGTTGACTCTGTTCCAAGTGCTCTCACCATCTATGGAGGCGGAAGTCCTTATGCTGGAATGGCCAGGCCTTAACTGGTCCTTCTTTCCCAAAATGTTCTGCTTAATGATCTTGCGGAACGTGTGCCGGAACTCCCGGATTCGGTAGGCATAGATCAGTGGGTTCACCACTGAGTTGAAATGGGACAGGATGATGGCCTGGTTCATGAGCCACAGTTCTGGGCGGGGGCAGTGGGGACAGAAGAGGGTGAAGCAGTTGATGATGTGCAGCGGGAGCCAGCAGAAGGCGAAGAGCCCCACGATGATGGCCAGCGACTTGGCAGCGTGCAGCTCCTTCTGAAGGGTGGAGCGGGAACGCTCCCCGGGCAGCATCTTCAGCTCCATCTGCTTCAGCTGCCTGCGGGCCGCCATGAAGATCTTCAGGTAAATGCCCAGCATGAGCAGCAGGGGCCCCAGCACGCAGGCAAAAAAGTTATAATACACCATGTAGTCCATGGTGACCACCCTCTCAAACAGGCAAGCCACCATGGGCTGGGTGCAGTTGGATTCCTCTTTGCTTCGGTTATGCCAGCCCAGCATCGGTGTCAAGCCAATGATGAAGGACAGCAGCCAGCAGACGGCGATGATCACATTGGCACGCTGGCTGGTCACCAACCCATTATACCTGGAAAACAGAAGGAACatctgatgagcaggttgttcatgcaaacaagaaacatactttgaaatgtctatatacaaattctagaagtctacaaaaataagagatgggagagttaaagtgtaaagcactggatgaagagatggatataattggcatctcaaagacctggtgttaggaggataaccaataggactctgtgataccagggtacaaatgatattccagtgatagggtggatcaaattggtgtaggggtggcactatatgttagagagcattgagtcaaccagaacagttctgcaggaaacaaaatatatATCACAAGTATATCAAAAATTTCCCCACTAACCCTCCATTTGCCCCAATTTTCCCTGTAAATCCATACCATATTGTAAAATGCACACCGCCCTAATGTCATACTTTTACCTTCATGCAAGACATCTCTGATTCCCCTGTCACCCTGATATTACCCCAGTCAACTACCTTAGATGTTCCAATTGTAAAAAGTCACTGTAAATAGTTAAATCtctgtgttatttttattttttacttttatttttctccaAATCACATGTTAAATGTTAACATTTCAAAGTTATTATGTAAGTTAACCTTTCTATATTATTCTATAAGTTACAATGTGAAAATAAGCAGCCAATGACTTATTTCTGTTCAGttacatgtgaaccgatgtgatatctcgatcgaatgtcagtatacaaaaacaaataaataaataaaatgcaatgttgaatctttatggatagaaattccaggtgaaaaagggaataaaatagtaatggggatatattaccatccacctggccagaatgaacgcACAttcaatgaaatgctaaaagaaatcagggaagctaacaaaatcagcagtacaattatcccagtattgaccgGGTGAACGTTACATCAGGAtattctagagaggtaaagttcctggatgaaataaatgactgcttcatggacaagctagtacaagaaccaacaagaggggaatcTATTTTAGACCTTGTCCTTAGTGGaccacaggatttggtgtgagaggtaacagtattGGAgtcatttggcaatagtgatcacatcattatcaaatctgacttaataactggagggaccCCAAAAAAGAAAcctactatgacagcatttaactttcaaaatggtgactatgataaaatgatgaaaatggttagggaaaaactgaaaggaacaactgTAAAGGTTATGGGGTAGagtttaaaaggtgcgtgcgtgcgtccatgtgcgcgcggcgGCGCTCGCACGTGGATGTGCAGATGTTATAAATTCTGTGGGCCACGCGTGCAATTAAGGagctttcctacccccctacctaaactccctccctcgtcccctctcctccccaccccctaaacccttcgtGTAAACTtacttttgttctgttttcttacttactgctccttggagcagaagtaatctgcgcgcGCCGGTCGGCTGCCGGCCCGCGCTTCCCCAAGATAGCAGCTAATAGCAGgccggcctccatcccaccctgcacctcctcacccagaccatgctcttggcccacccctttttcatggcccggcacttgtgcacgtatcggcACTTACACActtggctgggcccttttgaaaatgctcgCAGcacgcacagggcccagccacatacGTAAGTGCCAATTTTTACACACACGGCCATTTTAACATTCGACTGTAAGAGTTTagttcaggcatggatgttgtttaaaaataccatcttggaagcctagaaCAGATGTTtttcatgcattagaaaaggtggaaagaaggctaaatgactaccggcatgaaataaaggtgaggtgagagaggccatAATATCTAAAAGATCATCTTTCAAGAAacggaaaagggatccgaatgaagaaaacaggaaacagcacaagcactggcaaatcagatgcaaagcattgataaggaaggcaaagagagaatttgaaaagaagcttgcagtgaaagcaaaaactcataattaaaactttttcaggtacattcaaggtaaaaagcaagagagtcagttggaccattatcaaggggtaaaaggagcacttagggatgagaaagccatagcagagatactaaattaattctttgcatcACTATTCAGTAAGGAAGATGTAAGTGATATATCTATTCAAAAAAGAAACATTGCAAACCAAACCTATAAAATATCATATAATCATGCAAAAAGATCTTAATTGAAAAACCTTTAAATTTAATGAAATTGGACCATCAAaacacacatatgtgtgcacataatctttattcagtattttcaCTGCTAAGGGTCATAAATAATCATCAGTCCAGAAAAGACAAGTTCTTTAAAGCAAAAGcaatttttatatgtattttttaaaatgcttataaAAAGGAAATACTTCCCCAGGTAAGTGCTCATCACGCCCAGCATGATATCATGTTTcagatgtctgcttcaggggcttccaATGCATGCTTTAAATGACAGGAAGAGTATTTTCATAAAGGGGGAATCCCAGAGTCTCACATTTGTGTCAATATATGGTTTCTTAAGTGCCAGCAATGTTCGTGATGCTTTTGCTTTAAAGAACTTGTCTTTTGCTTTAAATAACTTGTCTTTTCTGGGCCAATGATTATTTATGTCCCTTAGTGGtgaaaatactgaataaagattatgtgcacacatatgtgtgttTTGATGGTCCAATTTCATTAAATTTCAAGGTTTCTCAATTAAGATCTTTTTGCATGATTATATGATATTTTATAGGTTTGGTTTGCAACGATTCTCTTTTGAATTATTTACTTTGTTTGCactttttggactttttttttctttttgaaagttatacctatgccagaaattatattcaaaggggacaattcagaggaactgaaacaaatctcagtgaacctggaaaatttattaggacaaattgacaaactaaagagtagtaaatcacctgaaccagatggtatacatcccacagtgctgaaagaactgagaaatgaaattgtggtcTTGCTATTGGAAATGTGTAAACTATAATTAACATCATCTATACTACCTGAAGACCTGAAGGTTGCCattgtaatgccaatttttaaaaagggatcaaggggtgatccaggaaattatagaccagtgagtctgacgtctgtgccaggcaaagtggtagaaactatcataaagaacaaaattgctggacatatagataagcatagtttaatgggacaaagccaacatggatttagccaagggaagtctttcctcacaaatttgtggaatttttttgaaggcataaataaacaagtggataaaggtgagccagtttatatagtgtatctggagttccagaaagcatttgacaaagtccctcatgagagacttcttgggAAATTagaaattcatgggataggtggcagtgtcctattgtggattgccaactggttaaaagatagaaaacacgATGATGACCATGGAAAGTATGGCGGCACGAGGTTCTCCCCATCGACGACGACGCTTCGCATCCATCTGGGGTCCTTATCTGCAATCATTATCCCATCGTGCGAGGAGTATGGCGCTGAATGATTGACCATTCTCTGCTCACTGACTGTCTGATCCCTCTAATGGACTGCACCTGGGTTTCCTACACGATTCCTCATTATTGTAtctgttattggggggggggggggggggggggggagggtttggttCTCTGTCGGGGTAACAGTGATTTCATGTTGGGTTTGTTGCTCAGGAGAGAGATCTGACTACACTCTCTCTTGCGATGT
Proteins encoded in this window:
- the LOC115073175 gene encoding adenosine receptor A2a-like, encoding MTNHSMVEDESGVTEGLVYIVLEVLIAVLAILGNILVCWAVWLNSNLQNATNYFVVSLAAADIAVGVLAIPFAITISTGFCAFFHGCLFIACFVLVLTQSSIFSLLAIAIDRYIAIRIPLRYNGLVTSQRANVIIAVCWLLSFIIGLTPMLGWHNRSKEESNCTQPMVACLFERVVTMDYMVYYNFFACVLGPLLLMLGIYLKIFMAARRQLKQMELKMLPGERSRSTLQKELHAAKSLAIIVGLFAFCWLPLHIINCFTLFCPHCPRPELWLMNQAIILSHFNSVVNPLIYAYRIREFRHTFRKIIKQNILGKKDQLRPGHSSIRTSASIDGESTWNRVNSPALNISTNGDLDADLNQTKEALEWPSPAKEGMGQVLCACQAADGS